From Trypanosoma brucei gambiense DAL972 chromosome 5, complete sequence:
AGCAAAACCGGGCACAACAGTCATCACCAGCACCATGTCCATGAAACCACCGTCGATGAGTGGAATAAGAGCATCAATTGCCGTATGAGGGCTTATGGCAATTCCCACTTGCATGCCAACTGCTCGAATTTCTCGCGCCAGCATCATCGCATCATTTGCTGCTTCAAGATGGAACGTAAACTGCGAGGCTCCCGCATTAGCAAATGGCCGAACCCACTTTTCGGGTTCCGTCACCATGAGATGAATATCAAGAAAAGCACGCGGAAGATGACGACGCAGCCCAACCACAGTATCAGGGCAAAATGACATGTTTGGGGCAAAATGACCATCAATGACATCAACATGCAGCCATTCGACAGCACCCCCTTCAGGAGACAATACGTGCAGGGAATCTAATAATAACTGTGTTGGATCCGCCACCATAAGGGAAGGTGAAATAATGGGACGCAGtggctctttcttttttatcgaCAAAAATGTCGACTTGTCCTGATGATCGAACCTGTAcatgctttttgttttgattctTTATATATGAGTGGCTTTGTGTCCCCTgttgcttgttttctttgcctttgtttttttttttgctaaaACTTTACGCCCCGCCGACCAGATGGTATTGCAGTGGATAATAGATAAGACAATGCATATCACATCCATTCCTCCCGTTTTACAAGCAGAGGGCAGTTGTGTTGTGAATCCCGTTGAATAAACTGCAATGACATTCATTCTTTTTAACTCCCACACATCACCAATAAACTCCCCTGTTAAACGATCGTCGCGGCACAAACGAAGGTTTCGCCCGCTGAGACCCGCATTCCAACACAATTTGACATATGAGCTCCCACACGGTAAGTCAAATTAATCACACGCATATGTTATTCAAAAACTGCATATCTGCTTTCCGCAAccgtttcccttcccttcacccccattatttattttctccttatTTCAGGAacgttccttccctttttttttttcgtatttcCACTATATTTGTCGcctccctgttttttttttgcgttacTTTCACACACGGGACACTCTTGACTGCGCAGCGCGGAGCAATGAGATGGTCAGTGACTCAAGTGGCCGCACCAATGGAAAGATAAGTTAAACCGCTGCAAGAAATGTAATGCTGTTTTGCAAAACTGAGTGTGTTGCAGCCTCCAGTGGGGATCGGGGCGAAAtcccagaaaaaaaatatgcgaTGTAACTTCCTGGGAAAACTTTGCAGGTCGTTCCTCTCAGTTACGGGATTTCGTTGAGCAGAAATGTCATTCCGTGAATCATTTAAACTCACTACCCCTAGGGAAagtaagaaaacaaataacaacaacacacagaAAAAACCACAGATTTAAAAAGGAATTAACAAATGCTGAAAAAGTATTCGCGTAGCATTGTGCCGCAGGTACACACAATGCTTAGTGAttgaaaaattgaaaaaaaaacgaggatATCATATCACCTCTAAAAAAATGGTGGGATCAACTATGGAGGTTATCGGGGGCCCTCTGTACGGCAGACATGGTACA
This genomic window contains:
- a CDS encoding ribulose-phosphate 3-epimerase putative, whose protein sequence is MYRFDHQDKSTFLSIKKKEPLRPIISPSLMVADPTQLLLDSLHVLSPEGGAVEWLHVDVIDGHFAPNMSFCPDTVVGLRRHLPRAFLDIHLMVTEPEKWVRPFANAGASQFTFHLEAANDAMMLAREIRAVGMQVGIAISPHTAIDALIPLIDGGFMDMVLVMTVVPGFAGQKFMEGPLEKVKQLRERYPQLNIQVDGSINLDTVNVVAAAGANCLVPGQAVFKAKDRRENVNKLRHAVEHYLKSRL